Sequence from the Rhodococcus jostii RHA1 genome:
GACCAGATCATGGCAGCTCGAGGAATTCGACCGCTGTTCGACGACCACGAGGAAGCCACCGAGACAGCAACCATCAATGAACTGCTGAAAGGGAACGAAGACCAGTAGGACGCCGGTCGGTGACGCGCCGTTCAGTGCCGAAAGCGGGACTACTCGTCGGTTTGCATCGCCAGCACGACAGCGACCGCGGTGATCAGCAAAACTAGCAGAAGCAGCACATTCATCCTGTCCCCCTTGATGTGTCAGAGTGGACCCGTCTGGCTGACCGGTCGTCGGTCGTCGGCGAACATGGCCTCGATCCTCGCTTTGATCTCCGCGGTGCTCATGCCGCCCCTGCACAGCACCAGCGGCCGCGAGGTGATCGACGACGCCGGAATCATCGAGGCTGTGGTCATGCGCGCGGATTTCCCGAATCAGAAACAATGTGCTGGCCTTCCCCGGTGTGTTCCGGGGTGCGCTCGTTGCCAGTGCCCGCCGGATCACCGAAAGCATGAAGCGCTCCGCCTGCCAAGGGCCGGAGGCGGGTTCTTCCCCCCAAGAGCCGCTGCTGCGCAGCGCCACTGGTATACAAGCGCAGCCCCGAACAATTCGGCATCTGAGCTACCTACCAAATACTCAGTACCACAACCGCTTACATCAATACTCAGTCCGAAGAATCTCGTAGGGGGCTCGCGGGTCGATTTCGAGCAACCCCGTGCATTCCAGACAGGATGTGGAAGTTCTCAGGGCGGCGCATCGTCTGTCAGCGCAGCGGTTCCTCGACAGGAAGGTCGGCGGCCCGCCCCTCTCGTTGCCGGGGCCGGATGTGCCGTCTGCGGTCGTTCTCGGACATCCCGCCCCACGTCCCGTACGGTTCGGCAACGGCCAGGGCGTACTCGCGGCATTCGGTGAGCACCGGGCAGTCCTGGCAGACGCGTTTGGCGCGCGCTTCGCGCCGCGCCCGGTCCCGACCACGCTCCCCCTCTGGAGAGAAGAACAACGACGACTCGACGTTCCGGCACGACCCCAGCATGCGCCAATCTCCACGATCACGGTCGGCGGGCGGTCCGGTCCGTGGCGTACCTTCACGGCGGGAAGCCGGCACAGTGTTCGGCGCACGAGCGGATATACAAGTCATCGGATCGGTCTCACTCATCTCACTCACGGGTATTTGTGCTGCGGACCTGTCACCGCGGTAATCCTTTCGCAAACAACATTCTTCACAACCAATCCGGACGGTCTCTTTAGGTTCACGTGCCCAGCCAGAACCTTCGACGAGCGACGGTGATCATTTGCTCGACCAAGCGGCCGCAGCGGTGCCGGCGCGGCGACGTCGAGATACGCGACCAGTGCCCGACAGAACGCTGCGGTGTCCATCCCGAAATCGGTTCTGATCACCTCGGGAGGGC
This genomic interval carries:
- a CDS encoding WhiB family transcriptional regulator; translation: MSETDPMTCISARAPNTVPASRREGTPRTGPPADRDRGDWRMLGSCRNVESSLFFSPEGERGRDRARREARAKRVCQDCPVLTECREYALAVAEPYGTWGGMSENDRRRHIRPRQREGRAADLPVEEPLR